taATTAAGTTCGTTCTGGAGGTGTCGGAGGTTTTCAAAAAGCAGTTCGTTTGGAGTGCCCCTGCCTCTTCGTTTCTGCTGCATGCGGCCATTAACGCGAGCGCTGCATGCAGGCTCAAAAAACGCAACAAAAACAAGGAAGCGAGGGATCGAACCGACGCCCGCTTGCAAGAGCTCGCCTCCGTACCCAGTAGGACGAACAACGGGTACATGTCGAATGGATTCACCAGATATATTTAATAAGGATAAATCGGAAAAAATAGATCCTTCGTAATTACTTCATGGTATCTTAAATCATGTCAAAACAACTTATTtctgggacggagagagtattgGGCTCACCGATGGAACCAATGATGATGACTTGCCGGCGGGCGGGGGGTGAGAAGAATCCACCCTTGAGAGTTGAGCGCAACTGTAGTTTCAAGGAATCTAGTGGTGAACAGAGCAAATGCAATGGTCCctgtatatatagagagagagagaagcgagCAAAGCGATTGACAGTACTAGTAAGCAGGACGAAAGACATGGAGGAGAACGACGCGGATTCATCTCAATCTCATTTGGACTAGCTGCGCGCTTCCACGCGTCGAATCTCCGGTTTGCAATTGCGTTCCACTGCAGGCTCCGCGGACGGCTAGAACACGTATGGACAGACACTAGCTGCGCGCTTCCACGCGTCGAATCTCCGGTTTGCAATTGCGTTCCACTGCAGGCTCCGCGGACGGCTAGAACACGTATGGACAGACAGGAGTGGCCACACACGTATGGACATAGAGGAAAAATTGTCAGGTCCGACCTGGTCGCGTCAACGGAACTTACCAGAGCAGCAGTGGCCGCACGCGTAGTAAATGCATAATGCAGCGATCTGCCGTCCCCTGTAATCCAACGCCAAGGACGACCGCGGTTTTATGTTTGTTAATTTAATTGAGCTTCTCTTAGAGCATTTGTGAAAAGCTACTTAAAACAACTAGTTTGTTCTTttgaaaggggggggggggggggggggggggggggtggtgttCTCTATCAGTTTTGTATCTCAACTCCTAAAAAACAAACACTTGTAGATCTGTTCATCGACTCAAAAACTAAAGATAGTGTGTCTATTTCACTCTTGCACCACGTCAACATTCGATCCTATGTGGTACTTTCCTACGTGGCAGGGTCTAATTATTTGTGAAATTAAAACAAGTGTCATATTTATTTGCGGCATGATCTCATAGATGACACGGtacaaatataaaaaaaatatcatTTGCGACACACATTTTTTTACGTGAGCATTTTCGTCACACACATGTCATAAATTGTAAACTATGACATAAATTCCATATACAAAATGAAATGTCTAAAAATGACACCTCTCTTGTAGTGCACCTGTTGGTTCCTCTCCTTCTCCCACGCAGTTTCCAATGTAGATTTAACTTTAGAAAGCTAATCGATGAAAGACAAACAAAAGCGAGTTGTTATATTTTAGGTGtctgaatttttaaaaaatttcaGGCAATaatcttagggcctgtttggtttcacATGACTAAAATTTATCTACTAAAATcaatgactaaactttagtcactccTGTTTGGTTCTagtgactaaaagtgactaaagacCATTAAAGCGGTTCATCAAAGATCAAACTACCCCTAATGAATGCCCAAATCAGGTGGGGGCCAGCAACAATGAGGGGCAACACTGGTCCACTGAGCACTTTATAGCCCACTTTTAGCTACTCCTGGATGACTAATGTGACTAAACCATTTTAATCCCTTTTTAGTCAGTTTGTTTGGTAGTTTAGTAGCTAAATTGACTATAAACTTTAGCATGGGgagccaaacaggcccttagacgATCAAATACTACAATTAATAAGAAAACTCAAAAAATACCATTCATAGTTTTTTCTATAGCCAAGCAATGATAAAATTGTTTTGGTCAGTGAAGATCTAGTAGTTGAGGATATTGCACTTTTGCCAGTGCCGACAATCTTTTGTTTGTAATTGTGGCATTCTCTAACTATATTTTGGTAAATGGTAAGCACTATTACCACTACCTCATTGTTGATGTACATTGTTATTGTCTCATTAATGCTAAAATATTGTCTGTAGTGCTATTAAGGTACACTTTTATgtgaatattatatatatctaAGTAATTGCTATGAAGTAAGCCTGTAAGGCCGCACTCCCTCCATATTTCTCTAGCTCCACCACTGGATAAAAAACATGTTGACTGAACAAGAACAAAAAAAATCTGGCACCTAAGATATAAGAGAAGTGACAAAAGGAGATTTATATTTACTAGCAAACATGTCCGTGTGTTGCAATGGGATCCAATACGTAGTGAGTTGTAGCACGGGTCATGAGTTTGAGTCAAAAATTAAATTAACTTAGTAGTAAAAATCTTTGTTTCTTAAGGAGTCAAAGATTAAAATAGATGTGATATCTTATTTATTGTTTGTTTTTACTCTTATTATATTATTAGAACACGAAAAAACCAGTTGGATAAAACAATGAAAACAAGATCAGAAAAGTTGAGCTAGTGTCAAAATCATGCACGAGAAAAAAAATTGAGCATACTTGAAGCCAAGTAGAAAACAGTCATGACAAAAATTAGAATGTACTCTAAAAAATAGCCACGAAAAAAAACCAGAATATATTCGGAGCCAAGTGAAAAGCGTCCAAATGAACGTAAACCAACACGTACTCGGAGCAAGTAAAAAAGGACAAACCAGAAAAagtgaaaaagaacagaaaagaaactAAACAAAGAAATTCTACCCTTCTTTCCTCTTTATTATATTTCTATTCTTATATTTTTGCATGGATTAAGATTCTTATTCCGGTTATTCGGAGTtggagagatctaattggattaagattcctaattgttcatattattatatttttttctatttggattaagattcctattcaCCCAAAATTGGAAAGATATATAATTGGATTATGATTCTTAGTTATATAAAGAGAAGGACTATATGCGGTTTTCCATATTCACAAAGTTAGTTAAGGGATGGCTGGATAAAAAAAATAGGTGGAGATAAATTTTGCCTATTTATTATTACGTTGGCGGCGCTACTGGTGGCTGGTGTGAGCACGGGGAGGGTGAACACGGTGTCTCAAGGGAAAAATTGTAAAAATAACACTGGAAAGATTGACTCCTTGATTATGATGACACTCAGGTGGATGATAAATGGGTTCCATCTGTGTCTATGAATGATTATTGCTGTATTGAACCGGCAGACAGCAGCTGAGCGGGTTGTCTCATATCGGCTTTACACTAGCGTGGTACGAGGTCGCTTCGCCGCTGTGTGGCCGTGACTATGGAGTCATGAAGGCAGGCCCGGCCCTGGGGGGTGCGAGCTGTGCATTGGCACAGGGCCCTCGAAGCCAAGGGGCCTAATCCCAGGTATGTACACACTATAAGCTATGGCTGGTATACTCTGGTCCAATAGAAAATCATATATGTGGCCTAAAAATACTGGAGCGTGTGAGGAAGAGTCCGTCGATTTCCCTTCCGCCACGGCCGCTCTCTTCGTCGCTTCATAGCTGCGTCTTCGCGTCCGGCGTCGTTCTTGCGCGTTGTCGTAAATGAAGGGCCCATCTTTCTGGCCAAGCTCCAGGCCCATAAATTGACAGGACCGGCCCTGCATGAAGGTCACCTTCCCCTACTCGCTCAAGCAGGTGAGCACGGAGGCTGCAGAGCCGGGAGAAATTTTACCTTTTCTTCAGCCTCGGATTCAGGATTGGGCTCAATGCGGTGAAGTGGAGATTGTTTCTCTGAATTTTTTGTGGTTGTTATGGTTCTAATCTGTGCATGGTTGCATTTGATTTTGGGTGAGGGATCCGAGCTGGCCGCGTGCCGCTGGCCGAGCCCATGTCAGCAGATATATGAAACAGCGACTTAATCTGATTTGGATTTGGATCGCTCGTATTGGTTTTGTTTTAGTCTCGATTTGGTACTACCTGCACCTCGCTTGCCGAATTTGGTGGACGGGAGGAAAGCTATTTGATTTCGGATTGGGATAAGGTTTGGAGTTCACCGTGTGCCTTACACCATGGACAAATTTCATAGAGGCCGAGCGTTGTGGGCCTTATGTTCGCGACCCCAAGACGGTTAGAAATAAATATGTGGCGTAACCGAGTCGATGTCTTAGTTGGACGAAAAAATATATGTGgtagaaattttacctctttaatattaggtatatagatatagatatagattttgTTCATTTAGCATAATTATTGATTTATCAAGTTTATTTTAATGAGTTTGAGGAtatgttttttttatataaaataataCTCCTATCTAGTTTTTCGGAGCACAACAGTTTTATATGTAGCAATAAAATTAATTCAAAAAGGCACCACCTGTGCACACGACAGTGTGGAACAGTGGAACATAGGGCTTCCCATTGGGCCAAGTCGCCTGCTTCTCTCTCAACCGTCAGATCTCAAACCAACGGCATCAGGCACTTCACGTGGGTTCGTACTAAAACCCGGTTGCAAAACCTTCGTGAATTCTCTCGGGAGTTCCGACCAGAAGAGAGAGTTTCCCTTCAGATCCAATCGTCGCACAACTCGCACCCTAGCGCACGAGCTGAAACCTCTGCGATCCCAAGCCGTCGCCGGCTGCTCTTCCCCTAGCCGGAGCCGCCTCTGCTCGAGCCGAGGCGCGGCGTGGGTGTGCGCAGCCTCAGGGCAGGCTCCAACGCCGCCGcatcggcgcgggcgcgggcagcTGCAGCACGGCGGCGCAGCCCTCCGTCGTGTGCCCGCAGACCACCCAGACCCTTCAATCATGCCCAACGGAGACTGATTGGGCTGTACAAAAAAAATCCGGCTGccgccaccatatgcttcgccgccggtggctccGACGACCTCCGAGTCCCGGACCCGGCCAGGCGCGTGTGAGCTCCTGCGCCGCCTCCCCGCACGCACGTGCGCTCAGCACGCCGCCCGGCGCCGGGCCGAGCGCGACTGAGCCACGGCCGCTGCGTGCTCTACTCTGTTGCTAGCTTGATGATAATGGCACCATGACATCATGACTTGTCATATACTCCCTTTTCCCTTTGGAAATAAAACCCTGTGAGTCACTTGCTCGAAGCCACCGCCGCCCCCACAGCGACATTGCCAAACGGGCCGGCATCCCGGCCCAGGCACATTACTATAGGCTATTAGCCGTGCCGTTTCGGGCTAATGCCTCGAACTTTGCACGTTGTGTGCCCTGACAGAGTTTTTTTCTAACAATAGTACAGGCCTAGTGATCAGGCAATAGATTCATGGAGGAACAAAATTCTGTTCGACGTGCCTGCTTTTATTGTGAAAATGGCCTCTGGCCGCACGGCTCAGGTCGGCGACGGACGGAGGCGGGCCAGCAGCCGTGGCGCAACGCAACAACCAAGGCGAAGGAGAACGAACGCGCAGGCCAAGCCCCAATGGGCAAACGACTAAACGAGAGGAGATTGCGAGTGGCTAAGTAAGCGGCACGGCACGGGACTTTTGATTGGGCCTGGGGAAGTTTTGTTCTTGGGCCAAAGTCTGTTGGAGGAGCCCGTCCGTGCGTCCgatctttattctttttttttttattttcgctAATTTACTAATAATAATACCACACGGCTTACCTTTTTTTTTTATCTTACCACACGGCTTACCTGAGGTGGTGCTCACGGGCTTATCACCGCGTGGCAATCGTGGTAAGCCATTATCCTCGAATTATTCTTCATATATAATCggtcttatatatatataatcggtCTTATTATGTCCCACCGCTCTCCTGCTGGTGACTACTTGCAAATAGAGCACACTACATGATGTGTTCTTCAAagcttttgttttttattttgtttgtttGCTTCTTTTTCTCTTCAAtgcttttttttaaatttttgtttgtttgctttttttgtttttttgtttgctcttcaaagctttttttttttgtttgtttgctttttttttatttttgtttctttgtattttgtaTGTATGTAATTGTTTAACATTGCTGAACTTTTGACTGTAGCCTTTTTTTATTTTGTATTTGCTTTCTTTTTTTTGCTCTTCAAAGCTTTTTCTaaatttttgtttgtttgtttgtattTTGTACGTATGTAATTGTTTAAGCATTGTTGACTTATGAGTGTTAGGGATCTTGTGATTTCGTGCAGCCGTACCGCCCCTCAGCAATCTGCCTCCTCCGATTGTTGGATTGGACCATTTGGCCATCTGAggtatttcccaagcttttgctGTATCATGAGGATTAACATGAGGATCAACTGGGACCttcgggcctgtttggaacgcaggaatggAAAACGCAGGAATAGGAAAAAACACAGGAATATGTTGTAGTAAAGCAAAAAACCGTAGGAATTTAAAACAGAGAAAAATCATGTTATTGTCAAATCCTACTTGGTTCTTCGTGGATTTCTTGACTTCCTCCAGATTGGTGGACAAAGCGGGGAGAGGGGGATTTTGTGGGGATGGACCGTTTTGCTGGTGGTGGTTTGCCATCTCCGCCTGTTCACGCCAATTTCTCTAGGTTCGATCACCATGACGGGAAGGAGGAGTGAGAGAGAGGCGACGGGAGAAAAGAATGAGAAAGATGTTTTCCCTTGAGTCATGGTGGATGTTTTATTTTCCGTGAAACACACATAGCTTGCTACCTTTCCTCCGGAACGGAAACTACAAATCCTACGTTCCAAACACAGTCACAGGCTTTCTTTCCAAAGGAATGAAAAACTCCAAAATTCCTATGAAAATTAGTAAAAAGTAAGATAAATAGCTATTGGTTCTTTGTTTCTCGAATTGTCAATGAAGAACTAACTTGAGTGTGCATATACATAAAAATTACTTGTGCAAACAATAACGAAAACCGAAAGCAAGTACTGGCAATTTCAAAATCTGACCCAGTAAAAATACAGAAAACATAGGCTATGTTCCACACTTGCATCTTCATGTTGTCTAGCCTGATTCTGAGAGCTCTATTTCGTCGTCGACAAGCCTAGCCTAGGCGGTTAGGCCACTAGGCTCTCCTGCTGATAATATTACTGCCAGGAATCTTCTGCAGAGAAAGCCTCCTCTTGCAGCTTATTTGTTTACGAAGTATACCTTGTTTATATATGCTCTAGAGCTGCTATATTTCATCAACGGTAGGAATAAAGTTACAGCCTGCAAGACAAATAAAAAGGATCTAGAAAGGTACAAATAGTACACAACGAACTGGTTATTAGTGCAGTGCTACATACCTCAGTTTCCATTCAGATACGCATCCTTGATTCCGTGAAGCCTTGCAGCCACCTCCTGCATGTCCATGCGCTCATTTGGGGATGGATTAGCACAGCGAAGTCCATTGTTTAGCACTGAAATTAAACATTCCAATTTTTTCTGCGTCATGGCTGATGAAGTTTGTTGCGATTGCGATACATCATCATGCTCTTCAAGTAGTTCAGGATCTACAATTTGTGCAATCCTGTCAGGGAAGTTCATCTCAACGAATCTTGCAATATTGACCCCATCTTTGAACATATCGTCAGTAGGCCTCTTCCGCATAAATATCTCAAGTAGAACAATTCCAAAGCTGTAAACGTCTCCAGCACTCGAAACTTCGCCTCCTTCCGCGCACTCTGTAGATTGCATAATAGAATTGTTTAGTTCAAAAAAGATAACAGTACATGAGACTAATTAGGTAGTATGCAAATATGAGTTACCTGGGGCGACGTATCCAATTGTTCCCTTTATCGCAACTGAAGAAGTCGAGATTGAGTCACCAGAGTATGGTGTTCCTGAGCCAACCTTGAATCTTGCAAGACCAAAGTCTCCAATATGTGCTGTCATATTTTCGTCCAAAAGAATATTGCTAGGCTTCAGATCACAATGAACAATGGTTCCTTGGTTGTTATGGTGGAGGTATTCCAATGCATCTGCAACATCTGTCACAATGTTTAACCTTTGGGCCAGTGTAATGCAGCTAGGAGTTGAGGTGTTGGCATCACCTCCAGTCAAGTATAACAATGCATGCAAATCCCCTCGTTGCATGAACTTATAGACTAAGGCTTTGAAATCATTTCCCCTGGAATCAATACTTGAGCATGCTGTTAAGATTGGAACTAGATTTCGATGGCGCACATTTCTTAGAGCATTACACTCTGCAATGAAACTCTTCTGTGCTCCTCTTGTGTCTAGGCTGAAAACTTTGACAGCAACCACGATTCTATCTGGGAACAGTTCTCCTTGATATACGGAAGAATATCTTCCTTTCCCAATTAACTTCGATGTGGAGAATCCATCAGTTGCTCTTGCAAGATCGTTGTATGAAACTTTGGGAAATTGGTTATTAATTGATGGCAAGGATAGAGATTTTCTCTTCTGTTTACCTCTCCAAAGTAACACTACACTTAAGACTATGGCAAGTGACATCATGCTGGCTAAAATGATCACCAACTTTTGCACAATGGAATGCTTGTGCTTTCTTGAATCCAAAGGCTTGATAGGACATGCGAGTAGGTGCATCTTTGGTTCCCCACCACAAAGCCCTGAGTTACCATCAATCTGCACAGCTGTTACATTACTGAAGATCCCGTTTGTCGGGACCTCACCCTCTAGGTGATTGAATGACAAATCTAGTAGCTGAAGAAGTTGTAGGCTGCCAAGAGACACTGGTATTGATCCAGTCAAGTTATTGTGTGACAAGTTGAGAACTTGTAGGCTACTTATATTGCCTAATGAAGTTGGGATGCTTCCATTGAAACTATTGTGGCCCAGTTTCATATCTATCAAACTTTCACAGTTTCCCAATGTTCTTGGAATTTCTCCAGatagattgtttcttgaaagatgTAGAAAGGTGAGTTGCTTTGCATTGCCAATGTCAGGATCAAGTGGTCCATCTAGGTTGTTGAAAGAAAAGCTAATCTGCATTAATGTCGGAATATTGAAGAGCTCCTTTGGTATGCTGCCATGAAGACTGTTGTTGGAAATGCTTAGTACTTCAAGCATCTGGAGGTTGCTCAAGCTTTGGGGTACGCTGCCATGAAGACTGTTGTCGGAAATGCTTAGTACTTGAAGCATCTGGAGGTTGCTCAAGCTTTGGGGTATGTGCCCCTTCAATTGGTTCGATTGCAGATAGAGCTCTACTAGTTGAGACAGATTTGAAAGGGATGATGGAACGATCCCTGTGAAGAAATTGTTGCCTAATGACACTTTCTGCAGATTTTTCATAGCCCCAAGCCATGCCGGAACCACACCTGTAAACCGATTCCAGGCTAATTCTACAATCAACAAGTTACCAAGGTTTGCTATACTGGAAGGAACATCCCCTGATAGTTGGTTTACTGACAAGTGTAGATACTGGAGCTCACTGGAAAGGTTTCCTAATGACATTTGCAAATTGCCTTCTAGACGATTGTCTGCTGCCGAGAACATCTGTAGCCCAGTGCAATTAGCTAAGTTCTTCATAAACTCCAAATCTTGCTTGTTCTTTGCATGGAGTTTATTTGTCTCGAGGTTAAGCCAAGATAGTTGAGAAAGTTTGCCGATGGAGCCAGGCACCACACCACTGAAACTATTCTGTGATATGTCAATTTCAGTTAACATGGAGGCGTTTGTCAATGAAGATGGTATATGGCCATGAAAGAAGTTGGCACCCAGTTCTAGCATTTGGAGATTGGGTAAAGAATTGCCTAGATTGGGTGGTACCTCTCCACTAAAATCATTGCTAGCGGCGCTAAATTTAAGTAGATTGGACAGATTCAGGACAGGCTGCGGAAATTGACCTGACAACTTATTGGTGCCAACGTACAGGATTCGCAGCGCTGACAATTTTGTGAACTCATTTGGGATGTTTCCCTGAATATTATTACCCATACAAGTAAATACATTCAGCGTTGTGATATTGGCAAGAGAAGAGGGAATGTTTCCAGTAAGGTTATTAACGGCAAGTGCCAGCGTTTGAAGGCCAAAAGGGAAATCTTCAGGAATCTGTCCAGCTAGCTGATTATTCTCCAAGAATAGCTTCTTGAGATTTGAACAATTGAAAAGACTGGGTATTGTACCTTGAAGCGTGTTATTATTTAAATTAAGGATCCGGAGGCGATGCAGATGACCGAGGGATGCAGGGATCTCACCGACGAATGAATTGGCCAATAGTATTAGGGCTTTTAGGAATGTCAGGTTTCCAAGTGAAGGAGATATTGGACCAACCAAACCTTGATTGTTAAGACGAAGTGAAGTGACCCGAAGTGGGTGCTTCACACTACACTGGACGCCTTCCCAACTGCACAAGTGTGTGCTCTCATTCCAAGATATCAAGGCCTGTCGTGGATCACTgatggtgttcttgaactccaatAGTGATACCTTATCCGTGTAGTTTCCACTGAAGGAGCAGATGACAACTTGTGTACAGAACGCCATGAGCACCATGAACTGTCCAATTGTAGGAAGCGGCATCATGCCTAGGTCTGATCACTTGTCAAACTTCGCTCTTGATTATATGCACATGTCAGAACAAAGAGCAATAAGTTCAGATAAATTTTTGGCAAAAGTACATGGAGAAATTTATGACTTAAAGTTTTATTTCTGTGCActattagaagctctggttacaAACAGTTTCCCATCAGTTGTGTTGCATGTTATGGAGAAAAGATGAAATCCAGACAGATATGAGACGAACAAGGGCATGATAAGATGCTCTTACCACTCTGCAGCACTCGAAGAAGTCGTCCAATGGCGGCTTGGCGCAAAGCTGCAAGCCGATAGAAGCAGAAGGAAGCAAATGGCAAGGGGCAGACGGCTGCGAGATAACAGAGTACCTTTCCTCAATTTATACTGAACGCCGACTCCGACACTGTTCTGTGAGAATCACCGAGGTGCTATATGTATTTTTCATTCCTAAAAGTCTGGTTCAACAATTTTAACAGTTTCCAAACCTAGCAGAAGAATCATTTTCGTACGGCTACTAATAGTTCAGAAAACCTAACAAGATATTTTTTGGTGAGCATTAACTGTATACGGATGTAGCGGAAGATGACCTGATACGGCATCATGCAAACCAATTATTGCAACGGTACTCCTATAGTCCTATTGTTTTCTTTGCAGAGAAAGTTAAAGCTTTGTGGCCTATAATAATTGAGTACTGTGGTTGCTTAGGCAGTACATTCTCCCTTTTAAATTATAATatatacttagatatacactatgtttacatacataataaaaacaaaagtcaaaacgtcgtataatttgaaacggagaaaGTACGTGGTTTCCGTAATATGGGTGTCTAAGAGCAGCCAGAGAGTTTGGTTTTTGGTGGTGATAGCAAAGTAAGACTCTGTTTTGCTAGGGATCCTCCTCGAGTACTCCTCCGAAAGAGCCAGAGCATCTGAGGGGGTGCCATTTTTTGCGGCTCTAGCTCTTGATCACAAAATAGTTCTGGCTTCGCTACTGTTCACAAGAAAACGGTGGCTCCTTCTAAAATGTTTGGTACAGTTTCTACGGCTCCTTCGCAGAAACTgttgcaggagccggagccgtgcTAAATAGGCTCTAAGAGAAAACGTCAGAGGTGGTGCCACACGCCGCTGGAGTGGTGCTAAGTGCTTGTTAGCAAGCGTTAGCAATAGGTGCTGGAATTTGCACCCGGGTGCAAAGAGTAAAAAAAAAACCCCTGTTTGTTCTGTTGTATCAGCCATTGTACTTtgggaagaaaagaaaaacattaTTTTTTATTGGAAAGGAGTGAAGGATTGGTTTTGGATGCTGCACTATATACTGGACCGTTTTCTTGCAAACAACATCTAGATGAGGTGTcctgttttaaattttttttgggaTGAATATATAGTATACAGTGCAGCTGCTCTAAAATCAGTCTTAACCCAGAAACTATAAGAGCTTCTCTAGCAATATTACCTAAAACACACCACTACTTCTCTGTTTAGGTAGGTACCTATAGATGTCCATGCAGCCCGTGGCCCGTTGGCCTGGCACGAAGCCCGCATTTTTTGCCCGGCACGAGCATGGCATGGCCCAATGTTTCACGGGCCCGGGCTGGCACGGCCGCTACTCAGGCACGGTGGGCGGCACGGCCTGACCCGCAATTTAGCGAGAGGCTCAGTGTCGGTCCGGTGCAAGCCATGGCCTGCTAAAGGCCCATCGCCCCTAACCCTAACTCCCCTGCCCATGCGTAGGAGTAGCCCCCTCCCTGTACTCGCGCCACACTCACAGAGTCGTGGACTCGCTTCCCTCGCGCTCGTGGTCGCCCTACTATGTGCCGCTACCGTTGGGAGATCCTCACCTCCACGCGGCCGCTTCCTAGAAGCGCCGCCGCCCGCCAGGGGCTCCTCACCTCCACGCGGCCGCGCCCTGGAAGGCTGGAAGCGCCGCCGCCCGTGggggtgaaagccctagtttggttttagataattgatgaaaccttagtgTACTAACCTTTTGCTCTAAGTGTTACATGAGATAGGTTGGTacactccaagtggtggagcCAAATGGCACTCAAGTGATGGAATTGGCCTAGTGAtagtgatcaagtgctccaacttagaaaagaagaaagagaaaaacaaaatgggctcaaggcaaaggtatacttgatacggccattttatttttctagtcaagacactatagagagtgtgaccgGGTtcaggatagatagccgtactatgaagaggggagaATCATGGTAATtgcggttatcaagtgccactaggtgatgtcattcatgtatatgcattaggacctagtgtgtgCTAACTTGacccttgaaaaatgctaacacacatgcactagTGGTGGAACACATTGGTGTTAGCACATGAAAGCAAGGGTGGAAGAAAGGAGTTGAAAAGGAGGCGTTTCAGGGTGTTGGACCCAGGCGTGGGAAGGGTCCGGACCATGGTGCATGGGTCCGGTACCCAACCCTAGCCTTGAGCTATAGTGGCGCAGGCTCCAAACTCTGCCTGGGCAGAGGTCCAGACCTTGAGGTCTCGGTCCGATGGTGACACATGGCGCGAGGAGAAGCAGCGAGAGTTGGCGCGGGAGCTCCGGACTCTGGAGGTTGGTCTGGACGGCGGCGTCGGACTGGGTCTGGAGCCATTTTGAGCTCTCAGGAGCTCTCTGGAAGTCTCCGGACTCCAGGTCTCCTTGGTCCTGCCATGTACTGTGCATCATCTGGAGTTTGGGTTCGGACGTGTGTCAGTAGCCATTGCCGTGCAGCAACGGTCGATTGATTCAACTGGGACGCGTGGCGATCGCTTGTTGGACGCGGCTGTGAACCAGACTGACAGTCTTTGGTCCAGAGCCGCTGTGCTCCGTGGTCTGGAGCTCAGTCTGGCCATCTCCAATGGCTGTGAGGACACGTGGTAGCGTGAGATTGACTGTGAGGAGGCATCGGACCCTGGTGGCGTGGTCCAGAGCCCCCGACGCAGGATTCGGAAGTCATGTCCGATGGCCCTTCACGAGCATAACGACTAGTGAGCctttggggctctataaatagagcttGGCCGGGCTTGGatcactctcttggacatt
This sequence is a window from Miscanthus floridulus cultivar M001 chromosome 10, ASM1932011v1, whole genome shotgun sequence. Protein-coding genes within it:
- the LOC136489927 gene encoding putative receptor-like protein kinase At3g47110, encoding MMPLPTIGQFMVLMAFCTQVVICSFSGNYTDKVSLLEFKNTISDPRQALISWNESTHLCSWEGVQCSVKHPLRVTSLRLNNQGLVGPISPSLGNLTFLKALILLANSFVGEIPASLGHLHRLRILNLNNNTLQGTIPSLFNCSNLKKLFLENNQLAGQIPEDFPFGLQTLALAVNNLTGNIPSSLANITTLNVFTCMGNNIQGNIPNEFTKLSALRILYVGTNKLSGQFPQPVLNLSNLLKFSAASNDFSGEVPPNLGNSLPNLQMLELGANFFHGHIPSSLTNASMLTEIDISQNSFSGVVPGSIGKLSQLSWLNLETNKLHAKNKQDLEFMKNLANCTGLQMFSAADNRLEGNLQMSLGNLSSELQYLHLSVNQLSGDVPSSIANLGNLLIVELAWNRFTGVVPAWLGAMKNLQKVSLGNNFFTGIVPSSLSNLSQLVELYLQSNQLKGHIPQSLSNLQMLQVLSISDNSLHGSVPQSLSNLQMLEVLSISNNSLHGSIPKELFNIPTLMQISFSFNNLDGPLDPDIGNAKQLTFLHLSRNNLSGEIPRTLGNCESLIDMKLGHNSFNGSIPTSLGNISSLQVLNLSHNNLTGSIPVSLGSLQLLQLLDLSFNHLEGEVPTNGIFSNVTAVQIDGNSGLCGGEPKMHLLACPIKPLDSRKHKHSIVQKLVIILASMMSLAIVLSVVLLWRGKQKRKSLSLPSINNQFPKVSYNDLARATDGFSTSKLIGKGRYSSVYQGELFPDRIVVAVKVFSLDTRGAQKSFIAECNALRNVRHRNLVPILTACSSIDSRGNDFKALVYKFMQRGDLHALLYLTGGDANTSTPSCITLAQRLNIVTDVADALEYLHHNNQGTIVHCDLKPSNILLDENMTAHIGDFGLARFKVGSGTPYSGDSISTSSVAIKGTIGYVAPECAEGGEVSSAGDVYSFGIVLLEIFMRKRPTDDMFKDGVNIARFVEMNFPDRIAQIVDPELLEEHDDVSQSQQTSSAMTQKKLECLISVLNNGLRCANPSPNERMDMQEVAARLHGIKDAYLNGN